The following are from one region of the Segatella oris genome:
- a CDS encoding N-acetylmuramoyl-L-alanine amidase encodes MSKSIQYLVIHCTATPEGREVSADEIRRWHTAPPPAGRGWKQVGYTDMVHLDGRVERLVNNNEDANVDPWEVTNGAAGYNSVSRHIVYVGGCDKAGKPKDTRTEAQREALKRYVEDFHARFPQIRIVGHHELNPGKACPSFDVPTWLRSIGIRQV; translated from the coding sequence ATGAGCAAGTCAATACAATATCTCGTTATCCACTGCACGGCCACCCCGGAGGGGCGTGAGGTGAGCGCGGACGAAATACGCCGCTGGCACACTGCGCCCCCTCCTGCAGGCCGTGGTTGGAAACAGGTAGGCTATACAGACATGGTGCACTTGGACGGACGCGTGGAACGACTCGTTAATAACAACGAGGACGCTAATGTTGATCCATGGGAGGTGACCAACGGTGCTGCAGGCTATAACAGCGTGAGCCGACATATTGTGTATGTGGGTGGCTGCGACAAAGCAGGGAAGCCGAAGGATACGCGCACCGAGGCGCAGCGCGAAGCGTTGAAACGCTATGTGGAGGACTTCCACGCGCGGTTCCCGCAGATTCGCATCGTTGGACATCATGAGCTGAACCCCGGCAAGGCGTGCCCGAGTTTCGATGTTCCAACTTGGCTGCGCTCGATAGGCATCAGACAAGTTTAA
- a CDS encoding phage minor head protein, with the protein MMKGLFKQKGASLDINIIASKEAQTFVETHADVLNSAFEQTKMSSTMRDSLEHSTYIFSGLKTFHELNEAFPSLVDEQGNKKPFERFLNDVQKVDKTYNEHYLRAEYNFTHAAADMAAKWEEFAEDGDRYNLQYRTVGDDHVRPEHAALNGTTLPFSDAFWDSYYPPNGWNCRCTVVQVRKTKYPETPREEAYRRGAEALVNDTRGIFRFNPGKQGKAMPDYNPYSIRRCNDCDLAKGKTNLAFVPENELCAACRLVRQCFGDKSKSDRAIERIHYLHEMEPLLKVKHEKPIEGGTIKVGFSTYGNKHIFSDTFGRSKVLEKEDLKDLGKILANSTFVDTSALTHPRKDNIQQFYYYEAELHGKKVRLNVAKEVRIRKNGHIVTDYYLYSVNDIK; encoded by the coding sequence ATGATGAAAGGCCTTTTTAAGCAGAAGGGCGCATCACTCGATATAAACATCATCGCGTCAAAAGAGGCGCAGACTTTTGTTGAAACGCATGCCGACGTGTTGAATAGTGCTTTTGAGCAGACGAAGATGTCTTCCACCATGCGCGACAGCTTGGAGCATTCCACCTATATCTTCTCCGGACTCAAAACTTTTCACGAACTCAATGAGGCCTTTCCTTCCTTGGTCGATGAGCAGGGTAATAAAAAGCCGTTTGAACGCTTTTTGAATGACGTTCAAAAGGTGGACAAAACCTATAATGAACATTACCTGCGCGCAGAATACAACTTTACCCACGCCGCAGCAGATATGGCGGCCAAGTGGGAGGAGTTTGCCGAGGACGGTGACCGTTACAACCTGCAGTATCGAACTGTCGGTGATGATCATGTGCGCCCCGAGCACGCTGCCTTAAACGGCACGACGCTACCTTTCAGCGATGCATTTTGGGACAGCTACTATCCGCCGAACGGTTGGAACTGCCGTTGCACGGTGGTGCAGGTGCGCAAGACGAAATATCCCGAAACACCGCGCGAGGAAGCCTACAGGCGTGGAGCCGAGGCCTTGGTTAATGACACGCGCGGCATATTCCGCTTCAATCCAGGCAAGCAGGGCAAGGCCATGCCCGACTATAACCCCTACAGCATACGCCGTTGCAACGACTGCGACCTTGCCAAGGGGAAGACAAACCTTGCCTTTGTGCCCGAGAATGAACTTTGTGCTGCGTGCAGATTAGTAAGACAATGCTTTGGGGATAAGTCCAAGTCCGATCGAGCCATTGAACGCATACATTACTTGCATGAAATGGAACCGCTGCTTAAGGTGAAGCATGAAAAGCCGATAGAAGGTGGAACGATCAAGGTAGGTTTCTCTACCTACGGCAACAAACACATCTTCTCCGACACATTCGGCAGGTCAAAGGTACTGGAGAAAGAGGACTTAAAAGATTTAGGGAAGATTCTTGCAAACAGTACCTTTGTTGATACATCTGCACTGACACACCCACGCAAGGATAATATTCAGCAGTTCTATTATTACGAGGCAGAATTACATGGGAAAAAAGTCAGACTGAATGTGGCGAAAGAAGTAAGAATAAGAAAAAATGGGCACATAGTTACCGATTACTATCTCTATTCTGTAAATGATATAAAATAA
- a CDS encoding DUF3168 domain-containing protein, translating to MRKELYEAIKAAIEKAEDVKHIDLWNHNVEFIEQEEGWERPAVFVEFGPITWQPYVGGGYHGEGSVRLHVVTDWVEGGQEAAWALIAQIRAAMDSVEGDSFHGLRLTETITNHNHEDILESIEVYGVKGVL from the coding sequence ATGAGAAAAGAATTGTATGAAGCCATCAAGGCCGCGATTGAAAAGGCAGAAGATGTTAAGCACATCGACCTTTGGAACCACAATGTTGAGTTTATCGAACAAGAAGAGGGCTGGGAACGTCCAGCGGTGTTCGTGGAATTCGGTCCTATTACGTGGCAGCCCTACGTGGGTGGCGGCTATCATGGTGAAGGCAGCGTAAGGCTACACGTCGTGACGGACTGGGTGGAGGGCGGACAGGAGGCTGCTTGGGCTTTAATTGCCCAAATCCGCGCGGCCATGGACAGCGTGGAGGGTGACAGCTTTCACGGCCTGCGTCTCACAGAAACTATCACCAACCACAATCACGAGGATATTCTTGAGAGTATTGAGGTGTATGGCGTAAAAGGTGTATTATAA
- a CDS encoding phage virion morphogenesis protein, with the protein MSNNDLEQVFARILNDIRVELKDEFDRNFERQGFFSEKWERRKSPLRPGRATLVNTGKLRSSVMARATADGVTFYTTHPAAEIHNEGGEIKVTARMRRYFWARHYAAVGGFGRKKNGELRGDKRTRQLSSEAAFWKYMALMRVGSVIHIPRRQFLGASPEVEKAVTEIIEKKLSEYFNNEFKLK; encoded by the coding sequence ATGAGTAACAACGATTTAGAACAAGTGTTCGCCCGGATATTGAACGATATACGGGTGGAACTGAAGGACGAGTTCGATAGGAACTTCGAGCGTCAGGGCTTCTTTTCAGAAAAATGGGAGCGGCGCAAGAGTCCGCTGCGCCCCGGACGCGCCACATTGGTCAACACGGGCAAACTGCGTAGCAGCGTGATGGCTCGCGCGACGGCAGACGGTGTGACGTTCTATACGACCCACCCTGCGGCAGAGATACACAACGAGGGTGGCGAGATAAAGGTGACGGCCCGCATGAGACGTTACTTTTGGGCCCGACATTATGCGGCTGTGGGTGGCTTCGGACGAAAGAAAAACGGTGAACTGCGAGGCGACAAGCGTACCCGACAGTTGAGCAGTGAGGCAGCGTTTTGGAAGTATATGGCCTTGATGCGCGTTGGCAGCGTGATACACATTCCCCGGCGGCAGTTCCTTGGTGCCTCGCCTGAAGTGGAAAAGGCCGTTACCGAAATCATAGAGAAAAAACTAAGCGAGTATTTTAACAACGAATTTAAACTAAAATAA
- a CDS encoding HK97 family phage prohead protease — protein sequence MGKRVRISNESLNCYGFRVLTAGIDVEQYKRNPVLLYMHERGNVVGYVKDPKVENDEITGELMFDCASEQSERCQKQFEFGSLRMVSAGLEIIETSEDPALLVPGQTRPTITKSRLFEVSVADVGANDDAIVLEKDGKRITLSKDGTCGLPLINQNNNQNQEDMEQKVIALQLGLPETATEKEINEKLAQLTAVQQENDTLKAEAQKLTDARIAQLVDTAIAEKRLDAQHKEQFVELGKKIGAEELENTLQAMKPQVKLSSMLGHHGSAPVSDSEKTYTKLSEVPADELVKLRAENVDEYKKLYEAEYGMKCEL from the coding sequence ATGGGAAAAAGAGTAAGAATTTCAAATGAAAGCCTGAACTGCTACGGCTTTCGCGTACTGACAGCAGGCATTGATGTGGAACAGTACAAGCGAAACCCCGTACTTTTATATATGCATGAGCGCGGCAATGTGGTGGGCTACGTGAAAGACCCGAAGGTGGAGAATGATGAGATAACGGGAGAACTGATGTTCGACTGCGCTTCAGAACAGAGTGAGCGCTGTCAGAAGCAGTTTGAATTCGGCAGCCTCAGGATGGTCAGTGCAGGGCTTGAGATTATTGAGACCAGCGAAGACCCTGCCTTACTGGTACCAGGACAGACCCGCCCGACAATCACGAAGAGTCGCCTCTTTGAGGTGAGCGTGGCCGATGTGGGTGCCAATGACGATGCAATCGTACTGGAAAAAGACGGGAAGCGGATAACTTTAAGTAAGGACGGAACCTGCGGGCTCCCCCTTATCAATCAAAATAACAATCAAAATCAAGAAGACATGGAACAGAAAGTCATTGCCCTGCAGTTGGGGCTGCCGGAGACGGCAACGGAGAAAGAGATTAACGAGAAGCTGGCACAGCTGACGGCCGTGCAGCAGGAAAACGACACCTTAAAGGCGGAGGCACAGAAGCTGACCGACGCGCGTATTGCGCAGTTGGTTGACACTGCTATCGCTGAAAAGCGTCTTGACGCGCAGCATAAGGAGCAGTTTGTGGAGCTGGGCAAGAAGATCGGTGCCGAGGAGTTGGAAAACACCTTGCAGGCTATGAAGCCACAGGTGAAGCTGTCTTCAATGCTTGGGCATCATGGAAGTGCCCCTGTATCAGATAGTGAAAAGACCTACACGAAACTCAGTGAAGTACCGGCTGACGAACTTGTGAAGCTGCGTGCCGAGAACGTGGATGAGTACAAGAAGCTCTACGAAGCAGAGTACGGCATGAAATGCGAACTTTGA
- a CDS encoding DUF935 family protein — MNIRNIFSSLRGRDNDRILRTPYGTFNLAKDDEKARVKHVIMQLQQTTDALTRKDIADWRRAWQAAINIDNPNRSPLYDIYRDTDADGHLSGCIRQREGFVMAKSFKIVDDKGEDKPELLDYFDHAWFKDFCQYVLDSRYWGHSLIELGDIIGAGTAAMTYDCVRLIPRKHVIPEYGRVIMQLGQDWRAGIDYHSPAVAPSLIEAGKPYDLGLLLKATLHTIPKKNMLAFWDTFGEIFGMPMRIAKTSSRDKKEIDRLHRMLIDAGASQTAVMPLDTELEFVESTKADAYHVYNERVSRANSEISKLIIGQTMTIEDGSSLSQSQTHLQVLQNLVEGDADMLRDVINNQLLPRMVAHKFPLAGCRFDWNDAIDYTPEQQVAYESMIADRYDVDPAYFAEKYAMPVGERRNPTPTLPQGEGEETGGKKKMSWGGAVHFFD; from the coding sequence ATGAATATCAGAAATATTTTTTCCTCGCTTCGTGGCCGTGACAACGACCGCATACTCCGCACCCCTTACGGCACCTTCAACCTTGCCAAGGACGATGAAAAGGCGCGCGTGAAGCACGTCATCATGCAGCTGCAGCAGACCACCGACGCCCTCACACGCAAGGATATCGCCGATTGGCGCCGTGCATGGCAGGCAGCTATCAATATTGACAACCCCAACCGCAGTCCGCTCTACGACATCTACCGCGACACCGATGCCGACGGACATCTTTCAGGGTGTATCCGGCAGCGCGAGGGTTTTGTCATGGCAAAGTCGTTCAAGATTGTAGATGACAAAGGAGAGGACAAACCTGAACTGCTTGACTACTTCGACCACGCGTGGTTCAAGGATTTTTGTCAATATGTACTTGATTCTCGCTATTGGGGGCATTCGCTCATTGAGCTGGGCGATATCATCGGTGCGGGAACGGCTGCCATGACTTATGATTGCGTGAGGCTCATTCCCCGCAAGCACGTCATTCCCGAATACGGGCGCGTCATCATGCAGCTCGGACAGGACTGGCGTGCAGGCATAGACTACCATTCACCGGCTGTGGCCCCTTCACTCATTGAGGCGGGCAAGCCTTACGACCTCGGACTGCTCCTGAAAGCTACGCTGCACACGATACCGAAGAAAAACATGCTCGCGTTCTGGGATACGTTCGGGGAAATTTTCGGCATGCCCATGCGCATCGCAAAGACCTCTTCGCGCGACAAGAAGGAGATTGACAGACTCCACAGGATGCTCATTGATGCGGGTGCGTCACAGACGGCAGTGATGCCGCTTGATACTGAACTTGAGTTCGTCGAGTCCACGAAGGCCGATGCCTATCATGTGTATAACGAGCGCGTCAGCAGGGCCAACTCCGAAATTTCGAAGCTCATCATCGGGCAGACAATGACCATTGAGGACGGCTCGTCACTCTCGCAAAGTCAGACCCACCTGCAAGTGTTGCAGAACCTCGTCGAGGGCGATGCCGACATGCTGCGTGACGTCATCAACAACCAGCTGCTGCCGCGCATGGTGGCACATAAGTTCCCACTTGCGGGGTGCCGCTTTGACTGGAACGACGCCATTGACTACACGCCCGAGCAGCAGGTGGCCTATGAGTCGATGATTGCCGACCGCTATGATGTCGACCCGGCATATTTCGCCGAGAAATATGCCATGCCCGTGGGGGAAAGAAGGAACCCCACCCCGACCCTCCCCCAAGGGGAGGGAGAAGAAACGGGCGGTAAAAAGAAAATGTCGTGGGGTGGGGCTGTCCATTTTTTCGACTGA
- a CDS encoding terminase gpP N-terminus-related DNA-binding protein, which translates to MTKETEKKKSLARSLYLAGMEQNEIAEKVEVSRITISRWVNNEGWKEARAAKNISRPELVNKLLLTIDGMIENVNKSNDPTLVGSLADKLSKLSSTIEKLDKKANVIDAIEVFMAFNRWIQDQASYDPEITPELIKAINKYQNKFLMERMQNPSTL; encoded by the coding sequence ATGACAAAAGAAACTGAAAAGAAAAAATCGCTCGCCCGGTCACTCTACCTCGCGGGAATGGAGCAGAATGAGATTGCCGAAAAGGTAGAAGTCTCGCGTATAACCATCTCAAGATGGGTGAATAACGAGGGGTGGAAAGAAGCCCGCGCTGCAAAGAATATCTCGCGTCCTGAATTAGTGAACAAACTCCTGCTCACCATTGATGGAATGATAGAGAATGTGAATAAATCGAATGATCCTACACTTGTCGGTTCATTAGCTGACAAGCTGTCCAAGCTCTCATCAACAATTGAGAAACTTGATAAGAAAGCAAATGTCATCGACGCTATAGAGGTGTTCATGGCTTTCAACCGGTGGATACAGGACCAAGCCTCCTACGACCCGGAGATTACCCCCGAACTCATCAAGGCGATTAACAAGTATCAGAATAAGTTCCTCATGGAGCGTATGCAGAACCCGTCTACATTATAA
- a CDS encoding DUF3164 family protein, which translates to METTVNIKNLSKEERAQLLAELQNEEKQSRIQRRETYESLRAELLHGVEERLQTVAADVQSFHDWLQGEVEGFVGVMRDYGQLRKSDQRSYTITDGDFRLEIASNKVKGFDERADLAAERLIDYLKRYMKKSEKGADDPMYQMAMTLLERNKSGDLDYKSISKLYELEDKFDSEYSEIMGLFKEANVVQKNAVNYYFSKRNPETNVWRRIEPSFCRM; encoded by the coding sequence ATGGAAACAACTGTAAACATCAAAAATTTAAGTAAGGAGGAACGGGCACAGTTGCTCGCTGAGTTACAGAACGAAGAGAAACAAAGTCGCATCCAACGTCGCGAAACCTACGAGAGTCTGCGTGCAGAATTGCTGCATGGCGTGGAGGAACGCCTGCAGACAGTAGCCGCCGACGTGCAAAGTTTTCATGACTGGCTGCAGGGTGAGGTTGAAGGCTTTGTGGGCGTGATGCGCGATTATGGGCAACTGCGCAAGAGCGACCAGCGCAGCTACACCATCACCGACGGAGACTTCCGTCTGGAGATAGCAAGTAACAAGGTTAAGGGCTTTGACGAGCGTGCCGACCTTGCAGCCGAGCGTCTTATTGACTACCTAAAGCGTTATATGAAGAAGAGCGAAAAAGGGGCCGATGACCCCATGTATCAAATGGCCATGACGCTCTTAGAGCGCAACAAGTCTGGTGATCTTGATTACAAGAGCATTTCGAAACTCTATGAATTAGAGGATAAGTTCGACAGCGAGTACAGTGAAATCATGGGGCTTTTCAAAGAAGCAAACGTGGTACAGAAGAACGCGGTCAACTACTACTTCTCAAAGCGCAATCCGGAGACGAATGTATGGCGTCGGATAGAGCCGAGCTTCTGCAGGATGTAA
- a CDS encoding phage protein Gp36 family protein, which yields MFVTDEDYRVVIGEAALKVVSQTSADIRAGAEREAMEEIAGYLRPVYDTEAAFKAEGDNRNRLIVMYACDIALYHMTAAMPQKMGSEIRKERYERAIKWLEGVQAGKIIPALPVATDAATGEPSGTGVVWHSQKPLRHNW from the coding sequence ATGTTTGTAACAGATGAAGACTATCGGGTAGTAATCGGCGAAGCCGCTTTAAAAGTTGTTTCGCAGACCTCAGCCGATATACGGGCAGGTGCCGAGCGCGAGGCCATGGAGGAGATAGCAGGCTATCTGCGCCCTGTATACGACACCGAGGCTGCATTCAAAGCCGAAGGTGATAACCGCAACCGGCTCATCGTGATGTATGCCTGCGACATCGCCCTGTATCACATGACGGCTGCCATGCCTCAGAAGATGGGCAGTGAGATACGCAAAGAACGCTATGAGCGGGCGATTAAATGGCTTGAGGGTGTACAGGCTGGAAAGATTATTCCCGCGCTTCCCGTGGCCACGGATGCCGCCACGGGCGAGCCCTCCGGGACGGGCGTAGTGTGGCACTCACAAAAGCCCCTCAGACACAACTGGTAA